One Triticum dicoccoides isolate Atlit2015 ecotype Zavitan chromosome 5B, WEW_v2.0, whole genome shotgun sequence genomic window carries:
- the LOC119309590 gene encoding very-long-chain aldehyde decarbonylase GL1-1, whose translation MGAAFLSSWPWDNLGIFKYVLYGPLVGKALAGRAWEPASPDHWLCLLLALFALRALTYQLWSSYSNMLFLTRRRRIVRDGVDFEQIDKEWDWDNFLILQIMMAATALYAFPTLRHLPGWNTGGLAVAAVLHVGATEPLFYVAHRAFHGAHLFARYHALHHSNKVPTPFTAGFATPLEHLVLGLLMALPLAGACAAGLGSVALAFAYVLSFDFLRAMGHCNVELFPGGLFRSLPFLRYLIYTPTYHTIHHTGKKANFCLFMPLFDRLGGTLDASSWELQRKNRAGMDEAPDFVFLAHVVDVMQSMHVPFVMRTFASTPFAVRAFLVPLWPIALLFMFMVWAWSKTFIISYYHLRGKLHQIWAVPRYGFHYFLPFAKDGINDQIELAILRAERMGVKVVSLAALNKNEALNGGGTLFVNKHPNLRVRVVHGNTLTAAVILNEIPKGTTEVFMTGATSKLGRAIALYLCRKKIRVMMMTLSTERFQKIQKEAAEEDQQYLVQVTKFQSAEQCKTWIVGKWLSPREQRWASPGTHFHQFVVPPILGFRRDCTYGKLAAMRLPKDARGLGSCEFSLERGVVHACHAGGVVHFLEGYTHHEVGAIDVDRIDVVWEAALKHGIRPV comes from the exons ATGGGTGCTGCCTTCTTGTCTTCATGGCCGTGGGATAACCTTGGCATCTTCAAG TATGTCCTGTACGGGCCTCTGGTGGGCAAGGCGTTGGCGGGCCGGGCGTGGGAGCCGGCGAGCCCCGACCACTGGCTCTGCCTCCTGCTCGCGCTCTTCGCGCTCAGGGCCCTCACCTACCAGCTCTGGAGCTCCTACAGCAACATGCTcttcctcacccgccgccgccgcatcgTCCGCGACGGCGTCGACTTCGAGCAGATCGACAAGGAGTGGGACTG GGACAACTTCCTGATACTTCAGATAATGATGGCGGCCACGGCGCTCTACGCCTTCCCGACGCTGCGGCACCTCCCGGGGTGGAACACCGgtggcctcgccgtcgccgccgtcctccacgtcGGGGCCACCGAGCCCTTGTTCTACGTGGCGCACAGGGCCTTCCACGGCGCCCACCTGTTCGCCCGCTACCACGCGCTCCACCACTCCAACAAGGTGCCCACGCCCTTCACAG CCGGGTTCGCGACGCCGCTGGAGCACTTGGTGCTGGGCTTGCTCATGGCGCTGCCGCTTGCGGGCGCGTGCGCCGCGGGTCTGGGCTCCGTAGCGCTGGCCTTCGCGTACGTGCTGTCGTTCGACTTCCTCAGGGCCATGGGCCACTGCAACGTGGAGCTGTTCCCCGGCGGCCTCTTCCGGTCGCTCCCGTTCCTCAGATACCTCATCTACACCCCAAC GTACCACACGATCCACCACACCGGGAAGAAGGCCAACTTCTGCCTCTTCATGCCGCTGTTCGACCGGCTGGGCGGCACGCTCGACGCCAGCTCCTGGGAGCTGCAGAGGAAGAACAGAGCAG GGATGGACGAGGCGCCGGACTTCGTGTTCCTGGCGCACGTGGTGGACGTGATGCAGTCGATGCACGTGCCGTTCGTGATGCGGACCTTCGCCTCCACGCCCTTCGCTGTGCGGGCCTTCCTAGTGCCGCTCTGGCCCATCGCGCTCCTCTTCATGTTCATGGTCTGGGCCTGGTCCAAGACCTTCATCATCTCCTACTACCACCTCCGCGGCAAGCTCCACCAGATCTGGGCCGTCCCCAGATACGGCTTCCAC TACTTCCTGCCTTTCGCCAAGGACGGCATCAACGATCAGATCGAGCTGGCCATTCTCAGGGCTGAAAGAATGGGCGTCAAAGTCGTTAGCCTCGCAGCTCTCAACAAG AACGAGGCGCTCAACGGCGGCGGCACGCTGTTCGTGAACAAGCACCCGAACCTCCGCGTGCGCGTCGTCCACGGCAACACCCTCACGGCCGCGGTCATCCTCAACGAGATCCCCAAGGGCACCACCGAGGTCTTCATGACCGGCGCCACCTCCAAGCTCGGCAGGGCCATCGCGCTCTACCTATGCAGGAAGAAGATCCGCGTCATG ATGATGACGCTGTCGACGGAGAGGTTCCAGAAGATCCAgaaggaggcggcggaggaggaccaGCAGTACCTGGTGCAGGTCACCAAGTTCCAGTCGGCGGAGCAGTGCAAAACGTGGATCGTGGGCAAGTGGCTGTCGCCGCGGGAGCAGCGGTGGGCGTCGCCGGGCACGCACTTCCACCAGTTCGTGGTGCCCCCCATCCTCGGCTTCCGCCGGGACTGCACCTACGGCAAGCTCGCCGCCATGCGCCTCCCCAAGGACGCCCGGGGCCTTGGCTCCTGCGAGTTCTCGCTGGAGCGCGGGGTGGTGCACGCGTGCCACGCCGGCGGGGTCGTGCACTTCCTCGAAGGGTACACGCACCACGAGGTGGGCGCCATCGACGTCGACCGCATCGACGTTGTCTGGGAGGCGGCGCTCAAGCACGGCATCCGGCCCGTCTGA